The window ATGCAACACAGCCAAGCATTTTGCAATCCATTAAGACGACATTGCGGGAAAACACATCAAAGAACATCAAAGCGCAGGAGATGAAGGCATCATGCATCACGGTCGGGGAGTGATGATGAGAGTACCTGATGATGTCACTTGTCTCATCCGGTCATCGGCGCCCTGCCGTCTGCTGGTCCAAGGAGCTCGTCCTCCACTGAGGAGGCCCTGCGGTCATGAGACGCGTTTAAAGGGGAACACCGCAGGAACACGTTGGCGGTCTCTGGCGGCGACGTCCGTGCCACCCGCCCGGGACCAGGAGCCAGGCGGGGGGCGGGAAGGCATGCTGCACGACCCCCTCCCCCCATCCTGCAAATCCCAAACATAGCAAGTAGAAATTAATGGTGTATTTTTGGTAATGTTAGTTATTGGtgatgcatacatacagtatatgtatatacagtacgtactgtatatacagtagacactgtatatatactgtatgctggcTGCACAATCAGTCCAGGGTTACCCCGCTTCTTgttcgaagtcagctgggataaactccagcatacccctgtgaccccagtgaggacaagcggcatagaagatggatggacggatgttgGCTGCACTGCTCCTAGtaagtgtatgtgtatgttggaTTGttattgtccaatcagatttcagcttctatgtgtcaATCTAATcttcccagggccttcagaatcctGAGTGCTGGCCCATGCCTCGTAAATAtgattagcaatggggctgttttttgtttttttaaccagatttcagattcacctcacgaggccagctagcaggcgtaCGGTGACATCAGCATTTGTCCATTGTCTGGTGTAATAAACACATCTGCATCATATTAAAAGTCAAACTGTCACACTGATATTTGATGCTGGTGTACCAATACCAACTATACGAGATaatgatacagtacatcacAATATCAATATTGTGTACCACCCCTAATAGATGGGAATTGTATAGAAAATCACTATGATAttattgtgatattttttttatatcaataGTATCACAATACAATGATTGcataacaatacagtacatcacaGTATCCACCCCTAAGAAATAGACAgtgcaacaaaaacagcaagcaACAGGAGGCGGAGCCAAAAATATTTACCAGGAAGTGAAAGGGGAACTTCCTGTTAAGACAACTTGTAGATTTTGTCAAGCATTCCGCGTGAATTAAAGTTGATCTAAACTTTGATCTGAAGTTGTTTGTGATGTCCtatttacttcctgtttgaaCCCAAGCCCCCCTCCACCCACTCACTCCTGGGGCCTTCAGGCAAGGATTAGAGGTGActcctagtgtgtgtgtgcgtgtgtagggCGGGAGCGTCAGCGCTGTGAGCCGGTGTCGCCAGAGCGATCTGCCAGGTACGCCTGTGGGGATTAGAACCACTGGAGCTGCTCCACGCGGCCACCGCCGCCTCGTAGCGCAGATGCGAGTGAGGCGGGAAAGGAGCATGGGAACAAGGACGGGAGCCACAAATCCCAAACATGGCCGCAATTTGGGGGAAATGTTGCTTGTAACTACTGCAAATACTTAAACGTCCCGTTTCCACAGCGCAGTATTTACTCGTCTTAGAATGGTTTTACTTTCCTGTTAGAGATGTGGTAGTCATGAACGAGATGTTCAGAATTAGTGAGTTATTCACCCCTGCTGCTGCTAGCCACCCCCGCTAACTGTTCGGGGATATAAATCGAGAGGGATGTGCACGTGCACCGAGACGAGTCACTCGAGTGGAAGGAGTGGCCGATTCACATGAGTTTTTGCGCATTCGCTCTGTGTGAAACAAATACCCGACACGCCTCAGTGAGTAAACCATGAGAATTCGAGTCAGTTGAAGGAATCGAGTTTCCCATCTCTATTTTCTACTGACAAAAGCAGGTACTTTTGTAGTAGCCTTGcatttatttgatgtatttgaTAATTACCGTAACATAAAGGCTGGATTAACTTTTTTTTGAAGAAAGAAATTAGATAAGTACAGAAaaaatgttgggtttaaaataataacaataataatttagacaaaaaaaggattaaaaataatgtgttttatttcataaaGTCACTGATATTCTATCAGAAATAGTGaataaacccaaacaaagagcGAGCCGAGTGGATACCACATTGATGACGCAAACAACTGTTTTGCTGTCTTCGTACGTCATCAGTACGCGACAAAACAATTATTGACACCAGAAGCGAACAATAATCTGCTCTTTTTCTTTCGTGGTTTCTTTTAAATCCCACCAGCATGGCCCCACATAAGACCATCCCCTGGTCCGTGAGCGAGGTAACACAGTTCCTCATGTTGGTGTCGGACGAGAAGATCCAACTGGAGCTGGACGGAACCAGGAACGAGAAAGTCTACCGAGAACTTGCCCAGCAAATGGCTTCTTATGGCTACGAGAGAACTTTCCGGCAGTGCAGAGAGAAgttgaagaagatgaagagCGACTACAGAGCCATCAAGGAGAACATCTCCAACAGGAAGGGCTGGAGATGGTTCCCTCACATGGACGCCATCTACGGCCACAGGGACGCCAGAAGAGCCAGGGACGATGGAGGTTTCCTGGAAGTCGTCATTGAGGACGGTGAACTGGAACTGTTGTcaatttgctttttaaaaacagtcttgaatcacttatttattattttactctttttagCCTCCCTTCGCTGCTTTATACGAGATCAGTATCATTATAAACTACTTCATATACTCTACATTTACAGAtaataggatctttgactagcgtttttggcagtaggttcttaaaaacagcacggTGGTCCTGTcatatgtagaggatctttgactagcgtatTTGGCAGTAGGTCCTGCCACATATACTGCtcaaattagaggaacacttcaaaaacacatcagatctaaactggggaaaaatgatgttgaatatgtttcctgataataagtgggtgatgtattagtaacaaaatgatgccacatcatttgatagaaatgaaaatgatcaccctatagaggggggaaatcaaagacactccaaaaataaaagtgaaaaaatgatgcagcacactggtccatttagctaaaatgtcattgtagcaactcaaaatgattctcagtagtttgcgtggcccccacgtgcttgtacgcatgcctgacaacgtgggggcatgctcctaatgagactacggatggtgtcctgggggatctcctcccagatctggaccagggcatcaatgagctcctggacagtctgaggagcaacctggaggcgccggatggacctaaacataatgtcccagaggtgttctattgggtttaggtcaggtgaacgtgggggccagtccatggtatcaattccttcatcctccaggaactacctgcatacactagccacatgaggtcgggcattgtcgtggaccaggaggaacccaggtcccactgcaccagcgtaggttctgccaacgggtccaaggatttcatcccggtacctaatagcagtcagggtgccgttatctaacctgtagaggtctgtgcgtccttccagggatatgcctccccagaccatcactgacccaccaccaaagcggtcatgctgaatgatgttgcgggcagcataacgttctccacggcatctccagaccctttcacgtctgtcgcgtgtgctcaggttgaactggctctcatcagggaagagcacagggcaccagtggtgtagttgccaattctggtggtctatggcaaatgccaatggagctctacagtgctgggcagtgagcacagggcccactacaggacgtcgggccctcgggccaccctcatggagcctgtttctgattgtttggtcagaaacattcacaccagtggcctgctggaggtcattttgtggggctctggcagtgctcatcctgttcctccttgcaccttctacggccctgtccagctctcctggagtaactacctgtctcctggaatctcctccatgtgtccaggtaccgcagtgatgccctggtccagatctgggaggagatcccccaggacaccatccgtagtctcattaggagcatgcccccacgttgtcaggcatgcgtacaagcacgtgggggccacacaaactactgagaatcattttgagttgctacaatgacattttagcaaaatggaccagtgtgctgcatcattttttcactttcatttttggggtgtctttgatttcccccctctatagggtgatcattttcatttctatcaaatgatgtggcatcattttgttactaatacatcacccacttattatcaggaaacatattcaagatcattttccccccagtttagatctgatgtgttttccaagtgttcctttaatttttttgagcagtgtataaaaGATCTTGGACGAGCGTTTTTGGCAGTAGGTTCTTGAAAACAGGAGATTTCTCCGTtgatttagagcaggggtcaccaacgtggtgcccgcgggtaccaggtagccccccacgaccacatgaggcgtccgcaggcctgcttttcattcagtttttcagttaataatgtgagaacactagaaagaaaagtgttctgaaacataaaatgtgagttgttgaGTTGAGTTATTAAGATTTAGGACTGAGCAAAGAGTTCAGTGTCATTGTTTGATACTGAAGTTGATTGTCCACACAGCGTAAACACTCTTGTCCTTCATGTCTTCAAGACTTGAGTCCGACGTTGGTGGAGGCGCCTAGCCCCAAAAGCGTCtccgccccgccgccagaagcCACGCCCACACCATCGCAGCCGTCCGAGGTGGAGTCTGAGGAGGAAGATAACGTCAGCATGGTGGCGCAGTCCACGCCCAAACGCAGTACGTTTTACaattacactaagtccccaacttacgaacacaattggttccagacgaccgttctaaagtggaattgttcttaagtaggggaaaaggtaatattagcaatgatataggtactacatgtacgtgtatacatatacagtacatgtgtatgtatgtaaatatgagtttggatgcagtagtaatattaaaccaggatcattaatgaaaaaaacaataataaaagtgatataataatacgtaatgataaatgttatttaccttttgaggagtggtcgagcatacgtcgttgtggaggaggaggagttattgaaaaaaaggacaaatggtggtggttagactcttctaaaagaggtagtgttctgtgggtggtgtagaattaagcaggcctattaactcttcataagcTGTGCCGGGTTGCATGTACAGctcactgatctaaaaaaaagactggatcgagcttctattgttttatttttgaagccaatggcggccatcttggtgagaccactttgctgtgagacaacagtatggcaacgcactggtaaaactttTCAAAGTaagaacttttcaaagcaaagccgttcaagtagtggcacatatatcaggtcaaaaaaaggtgccaagtaaaagtacttacgagtggaaggttcttgggaagtgctttttaagttgtgtttcttcatcctcgcttccttcactggcactcctgatgtttttgatgatttttcactaattctgcgttcgtataccagcacaatcacaaagctgtggcgcgtaaggtggtctcgccaagatggcggcgatcgaaaaaatctggcttcaaattttggcgcgtgaaaacaataggttgctcgatccagtcttttttttagatcagtggtacAGCTaaaattttgcttttcttcatgtctcctcccactggtcttcatcgcctgttggtcccattagcagtgt is drawn from Dunckerocampus dactyliophorus isolate RoL2022-P2 chromosome 9, RoL_Ddac_1.1, whole genome shotgun sequence and contains these coding sequences:
- the LOC129187821 gene encoding zinc finger and SCAN domain-containing protein 20-like, which produces MAPHKTIPWSVSEVTQFLMLVSDEKIQLELDGTRNEKVYRELAQQMASYGYERTFRQCREKLKKMKSDYRAIKENISNRKGWRWFPHMDAIYGHRDARRARDDGGFLEVVIEDDLSPTLVEAPSPKSVSAPPPEATPTPSQPSEVESEEEDNVSMVAQSTPKRRRKGTRESELVAVLRQIHSADLRHHQVEEAQQERVIRLQELQFQQRSEHFQLALEEMRLAREMEESLRREQLAATNAFNQAFLGMVGKLVERSSQQ